A window of the Streptomyces luomodiensis genome harbors these coding sequences:
- a CDS encoding dihydroxyacetone kinase family protein, with protein MTRLFNNPAAFADEALEGFVAAHRRLVRRVPGGVARAAATAPGQVAVVVGGGSGHYPAFSGLVGPGLAHGAAVGNVFASPSAQQVAQVAKAAQAGGGVLLAFGNYAGDVLHFGQAAERLTAEGIPCATLAVTDDVSSAAAGESEKRRGVAGDLAVFKTAAAAAEAGLPLAEVVRLAELANARTRSFGIAFSGCTLPGADAPLFTVPDGRMAVGLGIHGEPGLAERPVPSADEAAELLVSTLLGELPEGVDSPRGQRAGVILNGLGSVKYEELFVVYRQVARLLAEAGVETVDPEVGELVTSFDMAGVSLTLFWLTDELEPLWTAPADAPAYRKGTVAPAVTTAEPLADADLAEEPAVPEASEPSRAAARTALAALEAIETTIRAHAEELGRIDAVAGDGDHGIGMRRGSEAAHVAARQALERGAGAGTLLHHAADAWADRAGGTSGALWGVILRALGTALGDTERPDAHAVSVGVDAAADGVMRLGKAETGDKTMVDALVPFADALSEAVGQGAPLTAAWDTAATAADAAAKATAELLPRLGRARPHAEKSLGTPDAGAVSLALIVRAVHGALAACPAEPTA; from the coding sequence ATGACACGACTCTTCAACAACCCAGCCGCCTTCGCGGACGAGGCCCTGGAAGGCTTCGTCGCCGCCCACCGGCGCCTGGTCCGGCGCGTCCCCGGCGGTGTCGCCCGCGCCGCCGCCACCGCCCCCGGTCAGGTGGCCGTGGTCGTCGGCGGCGGTTCGGGCCACTACCCGGCCTTCTCCGGCCTGGTGGGGCCGGGCCTGGCGCACGGTGCCGCGGTCGGCAACGTCTTCGCCTCGCCCTCGGCCCAGCAGGTGGCCCAGGTGGCCAAGGCGGCGCAGGCCGGCGGCGGGGTGCTGCTGGCGTTCGGCAACTACGCGGGCGACGTGCTGCACTTCGGCCAGGCCGCGGAGCGCCTCACCGCCGAGGGCATCCCCTGCGCGACGCTCGCCGTGACCGACGACGTCTCCAGCGCCGCCGCCGGGGAGTCGGAGAAGCGGCGCGGGGTCGCGGGCGATCTCGCGGTGTTCAAGACCGCCGCCGCGGCCGCCGAGGCGGGGCTGCCCCTGGCCGAGGTGGTCCGCCTCGCCGAGCTGGCCAACGCCCGGACCCGTTCGTTCGGCATCGCCTTCTCCGGCTGCACCCTGCCCGGCGCGGACGCCCCGCTGTTCACCGTCCCCGACGGCCGGATGGCGGTGGGCCTGGGCATCCACGGTGAGCCGGGGCTCGCCGAGCGCCCGGTGCCCAGCGCCGACGAGGCCGCCGAACTGCTCGTCTCCACCCTGCTCGGCGAACTGCCGGAGGGCGTGGACAGCCCGCGCGGACAGCGCGCGGGCGTGATCCTCAACGGTCTGGGCTCGGTCAAGTACGAGGAGCTGTTCGTCGTCTACCGCCAGGTGGCCCGGCTGCTCGCCGAGGCGGGCGTGGAAACCGTCGACCCCGAGGTGGGCGAGCTGGTCACCAGCTTCGACATGGCGGGCGTCTCGCTCACCCTCTTCTGGCTCACCGATGAGCTGGAGCCGCTGTGGACGGCCCCGGCCGACGCCCCCGCCTACCGCAAGGGGACGGTCGCCCCGGCCGTCACCACCGCCGAGCCGCTCGCGGACGCGGACCTCGCCGAGGAGCCCGCCGTCCCCGAGGCGAGCGAGCCCTCCCGCGCCGCGGCCCGCACCGCCCTGGCGGCGCTGGAGGCCATCGAGACGACCATCCGGGCGCACGCCGAGGAACTCGGCCGCATCGACGCCGTCGCCGGCGACGGCGACCACGGCATCGGCATGCGGCGCGGCTCCGAGGCCGCGCACGTGGCCGCCCGCCAGGCCCTGGAGCGGGGCGCGGGCGCCGGCACCCTGCTGCACCACGCCGCCGACGCCTGGGCCGACCGGGCCGGCGGCACCTCCGGGGCGCTGTGGGGGGTCATCCTGCGGGCGCTCGGCACGGCCCTCGGCGACACCGAACGGCCCGACGCGCACGCGGTCAGCGTCGGCGTGGACGCCGCCGCCGACGGGGTGATGCGACTGGGCAAGGCGGAGACCGGCGACAAGACGATGGTCGACGCCCTGGTGCCGTTCGCCGACGCGCTGAGCGAGGCCGTCGGCCAGGGGGCGCCGCTGACCGCCGCCTGGGACACCGCGGCCACCGCCGCCGACGCCGCCGCCAAGGCCACCGCCGAACTCCTGCCCCGGCTGGGCCGCGCCCGGCCGCACGCCGAGAAGTCCCTGGGCACCCCGGACGCGGGCGCGGTGTCCCTCGCCCTGATCGTCCGCGCTGTGCACGGCGCCCTCGCCGCGTGCCCCGCCGAACCCACCGCCTGA
- a CDS encoding ribose-5-phosphate isomerase, with protein MNDKLRIVVGSDDAGYDYKEVLKKDLEASELVASVTDVGVDADGHTAYPKIAIAAAELVAKGEADRALLVCGTGLGVAIAANKVKGIRAVTAHDSFSVERAILSNNAQVLTFGQRVVGLELARRLAKEWLTYRFDTSSASAAKVELMCAYEDEGTAA; from the coding sequence ATGAACGACAAGCTCCGCATCGTCGTCGGATCCGATGACGCCGGATACGACTACAAGGAGGTTCTGAAGAAGGACCTGGAGGCCAGCGAGCTCGTGGCGTCCGTCACCGACGTGGGCGTGGACGCCGACGGGCACACCGCCTACCCGAAGATCGCGATCGCCGCCGCCGAACTGGTGGCCAAGGGCGAGGCCGACCGGGCGCTGCTGGTGTGCGGCACCGGACTCGGCGTCGCCATCGCCGCCAACAAGGTCAAGGGCATCCGGGCGGTCACCGCCCACGACAGCTTCTCCGTCGAACGCGCCATCCTCAGCAACAACGCCCAGGTGCTCACCTTCGGCCAGCGCGTCGTGGGCCTGGAGCTGGCCCGCCGCCTCGCCAAGGAGTGGCTCACCTACCGCTTCGACACCTCCTCGGCCTCGGCCGCCAAGGTCGAGCTGATGTGCGCCTACGAAGACGAGGGCACGGCCGCCTGA
- a CDS encoding triose-phosphate isomerase family protein yields MSAPAPSGPAVTIGVSLKMYFGHHQTLNWCRRIAAIAERHPAVTGGLVETFVLPSFPTLVPAAGLLAGTGVRIGAQDLSAEEPGALTGEVSGAQLKEIGCGYAEVGHAERRRLFHEDETVVAAKTAAALRHGLTPVLCVGEPERTDAGRAAERCAAEVESALAVAGRAGLLGSLIVAYEPQWAIGAPEPASPEHIRAVCTALSARLAERPELAGSRVVYGGSAGPGLLTRLGPEVGGLFLGRFAHDPGAFETILDEAAALHGTTVHGTTVAGVA; encoded by the coding sequence ATGTCAGCCCCAGCCCCTTCCGGTCCCGCCGTCACCATCGGCGTCAGTCTGAAGATGTACTTCGGGCACCACCAGACGCTCAACTGGTGCCGTCGTATCGCGGCCATCGCCGAACGGCACCCGGCCGTCACCGGCGGCCTCGTGGAGACGTTCGTCCTGCCCTCCTTCCCGACGCTGGTCCCGGCCGCCGGACTGCTCGCCGGGACCGGGGTCCGGATCGGCGCCCAGGACCTGAGCGCCGAGGAGCCCGGCGCGCTCACCGGCGAGGTGAGCGGCGCCCAGCTCAAGGAGATCGGCTGCGGCTACGCCGAGGTGGGCCACGCCGAGCGGCGCCGCCTGTTCCACGAGGACGAGACGGTCGTCGCGGCCAAGACCGCCGCCGCGCTGCGCCACGGCCTCACCCCCGTGCTGTGCGTCGGCGAGCCGGAGCGCACCGACGCCGGCCGGGCGGCCGAACGCTGCGCCGCCGAGGTGGAGTCCGCGCTCGCCGTGGCCGGCCGGGCCGGGCTGCTCGGCTCGCTGATCGTCGCGTACGAGCCGCAGTGGGCCATCGGGGCCCCCGAGCCCGCCTCGCCCGAGCACATCCGCGCCGTGTGCACCGCACTGAGCGCCCGGCTGGCGGAGCGGCCGGAACTCGCGGGCAGCCGGGTCGTCTACGGCGGCAGCGCCGGACCGGGCCTGCTCACCCGGCTCGGCCCCGAGGTCGGCGGGCTCTTCCTGGGCCGCTTCGCCCATGACCCGGGCGCGTTCGAGACGATCCTGGACGAGGCGGCGGCCCTGCACGGGACGACCGTGCACGGGACGACCGTGGCGGGGGTGGCGTGA
- a CDS encoding sugar phosphate isomerase/epimerase family protein — MALGLSTYAFFWQISAKAPRPLTVEDMLRRTHDLGVGLFQICDYPLIETFSDERLAEVRATADSLGIRLELGTRGVRPGHLRTYLDLAEKLGATFVRSMLNTNDHRPTVPEAVELLREAVPGYAERGVTLGLETYEQVSTDDLLAVVTAVDSPHLGVCLDPGNSVARLERPADVIDRTAPHVVNIHVKDFAFTRRDGWVGFTFAGCPLGEGLLDYDRVIAAVRPEEKGVNQIVEHWLPWQGGFEETARLEDQWTQASVRTLNKLMRST; from the coding sequence ATGGCCCTCGGACTGAGCACCTACGCCTTCTTCTGGCAGATCTCCGCGAAGGCACCCCGGCCGCTGACGGTGGAGGACATGCTCCGGCGCACCCATGACCTGGGCGTCGGCCTCTTCCAGATCTGCGACTACCCGCTGATCGAGACCTTCTCCGACGAGCGGCTCGCCGAGGTGCGGGCCACCGCCGACTCCCTCGGCATCCGGCTGGAGCTGGGCACCCGTGGCGTCCGCCCCGGCCACCTGCGGACGTACCTGGACCTGGCGGAGAAGCTGGGCGCGACCTTCGTGCGCTCCATGCTGAACACGAACGACCACCGGCCGACCGTCCCCGAGGCGGTCGAGCTGCTGCGAGAGGCGGTGCCCGGCTACGCCGAACGCGGGGTCACCCTCGGCCTGGAGACCTACGAACAGGTCTCGACCGACGACCTGCTGGCCGTGGTCACCGCCGTCGACAGCCCGCACCTGGGCGTCTGCCTGGACCCGGGCAACAGCGTGGCCCGCCTGGAGCGGCCGGCCGACGTCATCGACCGCACCGCCCCGCACGTGGTCAACATCCACGTCAAGGACTTCGCCTTCACCCGCCGGGACGGCTGGGTCGGCTTCACCTTCGCCGGCTGCCCGCTCGGCGAGGGGCTGCTCGACTACGACCGCGTGATCGCCGCGGTCCGCCCGGAGGAGAAGGGCGTCAACCAGATCGTGGAGCACTGGCTCCCGTGGCAGGGCGGTTTCGAGGAGACCGCCCGGCTCGAAGACCAGTGGACTCAAGCCAGTGTCCGCACCCTGAACAAGCTGATGAGGAGCACCTGA
- a CDS encoding phosphogluconate dehydrogenase C-terminal domain-containing protein has translation MATPATETTTVAVIGAAGKMGLRVSANLEKSDFRVLFSENSPKGQEVLAELGREVIDSAKAAAEADVVILAVPDRVLGAVSEALVPVMKPGSVVLTLDPAAAYAGLLARRDDVANACAHPCHPSVFLERTTKEEWADTFGGIAAPQEVVAAFESEDAAARELTETVIRTMYAPVVDVHWVTVKQLAVLEPTLVETIACMVGALLTEALHETVHTVGVPESAARAMLLGHTQVALANTLKGDNPFSDACLIAMDYGRESIVRDDWKKVFQDDELDKVITRMLKIKEIRRAA, from the coding sequence ATGGCCACCCCCGCCACAGAGACCACGACCGTCGCCGTTATCGGCGCCGCAGGAAAGATGGGCCTGCGCGTCTCGGCGAACCTGGAGAAGAGCGACTTCCGCGTCCTGTTCAGCGAGAACTCCCCCAAGGGCCAGGAAGTCCTCGCCGAGCTGGGCCGCGAGGTCATCGACTCTGCCAAGGCGGCGGCCGAGGCCGACGTGGTCATCCTCGCCGTCCCCGACCGCGTCCTCGGCGCGGTGTCCGAGGCGCTGGTCCCGGTCATGAAGCCCGGCTCGGTCGTCCTCACCCTGGACCCGGCCGCCGCCTACGCGGGCCTGCTCGCCCGGCGCGACGACGTCGCCAACGCCTGTGCGCACCCCTGCCACCCGTCGGTCTTCCTGGAGCGCACCACCAAGGAGGAGTGGGCCGACACCTTCGGCGGCATCGCCGCGCCGCAGGAGGTCGTCGCGGCGTTCGAGTCCGAGGACGCGGCGGCGCGCGAGCTGACCGAGACCGTGATCCGCACCATGTACGCGCCGGTCGTGGACGTCCACTGGGTGACCGTCAAGCAGCTGGCCGTGCTGGAGCCCACCCTCGTCGAGACCATCGCCTGCATGGTCGGCGCGCTGCTGACCGAGGCCCTGCACGAGACCGTCCACACGGTGGGCGTCCCGGAGTCCGCCGCCCGCGCGATGCTCCTGGGCCACACCCAGGTCGCCCTCGCCAACACCCTCAAGGGCGACAACCCGTTCTCCGACGCCTGCCTGATCGCGATGGACTACGGCCGGGAGTCGATCGTGCGGGACGACTGGAAGAAGGTCTTCCAGGACGACGAGCTCGACAAGGTCATCACCCGGATGCTCAAGATCAAGGAAATCCGCCGCGCAGCGTGA
- a CDS encoding DUF397 domain-containing protein, translating into MLTYNWQKSSFSGNAGNCVYVATGEHHTVRLRESDEPEVVLATTPATFGGFIRAVKAGAFDRLTAG; encoded by the coding sequence GTGCTCACCTACAACTGGCAGAAGTCGTCGTTCAGCGGCAACGCGGGGAACTGCGTCTACGTCGCCACCGGGGAACACCACACCGTACGGCTGCGGGAGAGCGACGAGCCGGAGGTCGTCCTCGCCACTACCCCCGCCACGTTCGGCGGCTTCATACGCGCCGTCAAGGCGGGCGCGTTCGATCGCCTCACCGCCGGCTAA
- a CDS encoding DUF397 domain-containing protein translates to MFNHDWRKSSYSGTAGNCIYVATDHDGRVKLRESDAPDVTVTFTPTTFRAFIRATKTGEFDHLSP, encoded by the coding sequence GTGTTCAATCACGACTGGCGGAAGTCTTCCTACAGCGGGACCGCCGGTAACTGCATCTACGTCGCCACCGACCACGACGGCAGGGTCAAACTACGCGAGAGCGATGCGCCTGACGTCACCGTGACCTTCACCCCCACCACGTTCCGCGCTTTCATACGGGCCACCAAGACCGGTGAGTTCGACCACCTCAGTCCGTAG
- a CDS encoding helix-turn-helix domain-containing protein, translated as MPPSKLPPTIRQRRLGAELRRLREHAELSATQAGQLHGTTQSRISNIESGGYPVSAERVRTLARLYECTDKALIDALTGMTGGRTRGWWEEYRGILSADGLDLAELEHHAQSIRIASAIHLPGLLQTAEHARALFRDVVPPYDPPEVEHQVSFRIKRQSVIYGKHPTPLSAIIHEAALRMGFGGPKVARAQLEHLLTMSEREHISVRLIPFGSGSYPSSGSGIIYVSGEVPLLDTVQLDTDTRSEFVDAQPQLIRYRAVLDRLEESALEPAPSRDLIHNIQRNI; from the coding sequence ATGCCTCCGAGTAAGCTCCCGCCAACCATCCGGCAACGTCGCCTGGGCGCGGAGCTGCGCCGCCTGCGCGAGCATGCGGAACTGTCAGCTACGCAAGCCGGTCAGCTCCACGGCACCACGCAGTCGAGGATCAGCAATATCGAGTCCGGCGGCTATCCCGTCAGCGCGGAGCGGGTACGAACGCTGGCGCGCCTGTACGAGTGCACCGACAAAGCACTCATCGACGCGCTGACCGGGATGACCGGCGGACGTACGCGCGGCTGGTGGGAGGAGTACCGAGGGATTCTTTCCGCTGATGGGTTGGACTTGGCCGAACTCGAACACCACGCACAATCCATCCGCATCGCCTCAGCGATCCATCTGCCTGGCCTGCTTCAGACCGCGGAGCACGCCCGAGCTCTGTTCCGGGACGTGGTGCCGCCCTATGATCCCCCAGAGGTCGAGCACCAGGTCTCCTTTCGGATCAAGCGCCAGTCCGTGATCTACGGCAAGCACCCGACGCCACTGTCGGCGATCATCCACGAGGCCGCCCTGCGTATGGGTTTCGGCGGCCCGAAAGTGGCTCGTGCTCAGCTGGAACACCTGCTCACGATGAGCGAGCGCGAACACATCAGCGTGCGGTTGATTCCCTTCGGCAGCGGGAGTTACCCCAGCTCGGGATCCGGCATCATCTACGTCAGCGGCGAAGTCCCGCTTCTGGATACCGTCCAGCTCGACACGGACACCCGCTCCGAGTTCGTAGACGCCCAACCGCAACTGATCAGATATCGCGCCGTGTTGGACCGACTGGAAGAGAGCGCTCTCGAACCCGCACCATCTCGCGACTTGATCCACAACATCCAACGGAACATCTGA
- the mfd gene encoding transcription-repair coupling factor, protein MSLTGLLDAVVRDPALAEAVRGAADGNRHHVDLVGPPAARPFAIAALARSAGRPVLAVTATGREAEDLAAALRSLMPPGLENAVVEYPSWETLPHERLSPRSDTVGRRLAVLRRLAHPRADDPATGPVSVVVAPVRSVLQPQVKGLGDLEPVSLRAGQTADLEEVVDGLAAAAYARVELVEKRGEFAVRGGILDVFPPTEEHPLRIEFWGDDVEEIRYFKVADQRSLEVAEHGLWAPPCRELLLTEEVRERAAALAEAHPELGELLGKIAEGIAVEGMESLAPVLVDDMELLLDVLPAGSMTVVADPERVRTRAADLVATSQEFLQASWAATAGGGEAPIDVGAASLWSIADVRDHARELGMMWWSVSPFAADEELDADTVKLGMHATESYRGDTARALADTKGWLADGWRTVYVTEGHGPASRTVEVLGGEGIAARLDGDLTEIKPSVVHVACGSIEYGFVDPGLKLAVLTETDLSGQKAAGKDGARMPARRRKTIDPLTLEAGDFIVHEQHGVGRYIEMVQRTVQGATREYLVVEYAPAKRGQPGDRLYIPTDQLEQITKYVGGEAPTLHRLGGADWTKTKARAKKAVKEIAADLIKLYSARMAAPGHAFGADTPWQRELEDAFPYAETPDQLTTIAEVKEDMEKTVPMDRLICGDVGYGKTEIAVRAAFKAVQDGKQVAVLVPTTLLVQQHFGTFSERYGQFPVNVRALSRFQTDTEAKAVLEGLKDGTVDIVIGTHRLFSSETKFKDLGLVIVDEEQRFGVEHKEQLKKLRANVDVLTMSATPIPRTLEMAVTGIREMSTITTPPEERHPVLTFVGPYEQKQIGAAIRRELLREGQVFYIHNRVESIDRAAARLREIVPEARIATAHGQMSESALEQVVVDFWEKKFDVLVSTTIVESGIDISNANTLIVERGDNFGLSQLHQLRGRVGRGRERGYAYFLYPPEKPLTETAHERLATIAQHTEMGAGMYVAMKDLEIRGAGNLLGGEQSGHIAGVGFDLYVRMVGEAVADYRAAIEAGEGEVAEAPLEVKIELPVDAHVPHDYAPGERLRLQAYRAIASAASEDDIRAVREELTDRYGKLPEPVENLLLVAGLRLLARACGVTDITLQGSNIRFSPVELRESQELRLKRLYQRSVIKPATKQVLVPRPATARIGGKPLVGRELLAWTGEFLTTILGS, encoded by the coding sequence ATGAGCCTCACCGGTCTGCTCGACGCCGTCGTACGGGACCCCGCGCTCGCCGAGGCGGTGCGCGGTGCCGCCGACGGCAATCGTCACCACGTCGATCTGGTCGGGCCGCCCGCCGCCCGGCCGTTCGCCATCGCCGCGCTGGCCCGCTCCGCGGGCCGTCCCGTGCTCGCGGTGACCGCCACCGGCCGGGAGGCGGAGGACCTGGCGGCCGCGCTGCGGTCGCTGATGCCGCCAGGACTCGAAAACGCAGTGGTGGAGTACCCGTCGTGGGAGACGCTGCCGCATGAGCGGCTCTCCCCGCGTTCGGACACCGTCGGACGGCGGCTGGCGGTGCTGCGGCGGCTGGCCCACCCCCGCGCGGACGACCCGGCGACCGGCCCCGTCTCGGTCGTCGTCGCGCCCGTGCGGTCCGTGCTTCAGCCGCAGGTCAAGGGGCTCGGGGACCTGGAGCCGGTGAGTCTGCGGGCCGGGCAGACCGCCGATCTGGAGGAGGTCGTGGACGGGCTCGCGGCCGCCGCGTACGCCCGGGTCGAGCTGGTCGAGAAGCGCGGCGAGTTCGCCGTGCGCGGCGGCATCCTGGACGTCTTCCCGCCGACCGAGGAGCATCCGCTCCGGATCGAGTTCTGGGGCGACGACGTCGAGGAGATCCGTTACTTCAAGGTCGCCGACCAGCGTTCCCTGGAGGTCGCCGAGCACGGGCTGTGGGCCCCGCCCTGCCGGGAGCTGCTGCTGACCGAGGAGGTGCGGGAGCGGGCCGCGGCCCTGGCCGAGGCCCATCCGGAGCTGGGCGAGCTGCTCGGCAAGATCGCCGAGGGGATCGCGGTCGAGGGCATGGAGTCCCTGGCCCCCGTGCTGGTGGACGACATGGAGTTGCTGCTGGACGTCCTCCCGGCGGGCAGCATGACGGTCGTGGCCGACCCGGAGCGGGTGCGCACCCGGGCGGCGGACCTGGTGGCCACCAGCCAGGAGTTCCTCCAGGCGTCCTGGGCGGCCACCGCCGGGGGCGGCGAGGCCCCGATCGACGTCGGCGCGGCCTCGCTGTGGAGCATCGCGGACGTCCGCGACCACGCCCGTGAGCTGGGCATGATGTGGTGGTCGGTGAGCCCCTTCGCGGCGGATGAGGAGCTGGACGCCGACACCGTCAAGCTCGGCATGCACGCCACCGAGAGCTACCGCGGCGACACCGCGCGGGCGCTGGCCGACACCAAGGGCTGGCTCGCCGACGGCTGGCGCACCGTCTATGTGACCGAGGGCCACGGCCCCGCCTCCCGCACCGTCGAGGTGCTCGGCGGCGAGGGGATCGCGGCCCGGCTGGACGGCGACCTCACCGAGATCAAGCCGTCCGTGGTGCATGTGGCCTGCGGTTCGATCGAGTACGGCTTCGTCGACCCGGGCCTGAAGCTGGCCGTGCTGACGGAGACGGACCTGTCCGGGCAGAAGGCCGCGGGCAAGGACGGGGCGCGGATGCCCGCGCGCCGCCGCAAGACCATCGACCCGCTCACCCTCGAGGCCGGCGACTTCATCGTCCACGAGCAGCACGGCGTGGGGCGCTATATCGAGATGGTGCAGCGCACCGTCCAGGGCGCCACCCGCGAGTATCTGGTGGTCGAGTACGCCCCGGCCAAGCGCGGCCAGCCCGGCGACCGGCTCTACATCCCGACCGACCAGCTGGAGCAGATCACCAAGTACGTGGGCGGGGAGGCGCCGACCCTGCACCGGCTCGGCGGGGCCGACTGGACCAAGACCAAGGCGCGCGCCAAGAAGGCCGTCAAGGAGATCGCCGCCGACCTGATCAAGCTCTACTCGGCCCGGATGGCGGCGCCCGGCCACGCCTTCGGCGCGGACACCCCCTGGCAGCGGGAGCTGGAGGACGCCTTCCCGTACGCGGAGACGCCCGACCAGCTCACCACCATCGCCGAGGTCAAGGAGGACATGGAGAAGACGGTTCCGATGGACCGGCTGATCTGCGGCGACGTCGGCTACGGCAAGACCGAGATCGCCGTCCGCGCCGCCTTCAAGGCGGTCCAGGACGGTAAGCAGGTCGCGGTGCTGGTGCCCACGACCCTGCTGGTGCAGCAGCACTTCGGCACCTTCAGCGAGCGGTACGGCCAGTTCCCCGTCAACGTCCGGGCGCTCTCCCGCTTCCAGACCGACACCGAGGCCAAGGCGGTGCTGGAGGGGCTGAAGGACGGCACGGTCGACATCGTCATCGGCACCCACCGGCTCTTCTCCTCCGAAACCAAGTTCAAGGACCTGGGCCTGGTCATCGTCGACGAGGAGCAGCGCTTCGGCGTCGAGCACAAGGAGCAGCTGAAGAAGCTCCGCGCCAACGTGGACGTGCTGACCATGTCCGCCACGCCCATTCCGCGCACCCTGGAGATGGCGGTCACCGGCATCCGCGAGATGTCCACGATCACCACCCCGCCGGAGGAGCGCCACCCGGTGCTGACCTTCGTCGGCCCGTACGAGCAGAAGCAGATCGGCGCGGCGATCCGGCGTGAGCTGCTCCGCGAGGGCCAGGTCTTCTACATCCACAACCGGGTGGAGTCCATCGACCGGGCGGCCGCCCGGCTGCGCGAGATCGTCCCCGAGGCGCGGATCGCCACCGCCCACGGCCAGATGTCGGAGAGCGCCCTGGAGCAGGTCGTGGTCGACTTCTGGGAGAAGAAGTTCGACGTCCTGGTCTCCACCACCATCGTCGAGTCCGGGATCGACATCTCCAACGCCAACACCCTGATCGTCGAGCGCGGCGACAACTTCGGCCTTTCCCAGCTGCACCAGCTGCGCGGCCGGGTCGGCCGCGGCCGCGAGCGCGGTTACGCCTACTTCCTCTACCCGCCCGAGAAGCCGCTCACCGAGACCGCCCATGAGCGGCTGGCCACCATCGCCCAGCACACCGAGATGGGCGCGGGCATGTACGTGGCGATGAAGGACCTGGAGATCCGCGGCGCGGGCAATCTGCTCGGCGGCGAGCAGTCCGGCCACATCGCGGGCGTGGGCTTCGACCTGTACGTGCGGATGGTCGGCGAGGCGGTCGCCGACTACCGGGCGGCGATCGAGGCGGGCGAGGGCGAGGTCGCGGAGGCGCCGCTGGAGGTCAAGATCGAGCTTCCGGTCGACGCGCACGTCCCGCACGACTACGCCCCCGGCGAGCGCCTGCGCCTCCAGGCGTACCGGGCCATCGCCTCCGCCGCCAGTGAGGACGACATCCGCGCCGTCCGCGAGGAGCTCACCGACCGCTACGGCAAGCTCCCCGAACCGGTGGAGAACCTCCTCCTGGTCGCCGGTCTGCGCCTGCTGGCCCGCGCCTGCGGCGTCACCGACATCACCCTCCAGGGCTCCAACATCCGCTTCTCCCCGGTGGAGCTCCGCGAATCCCAGGAGCTGCGCCTCAAGCGCCTCTACCAGCGCTCGGTGATCAAGCCGGCCACCAAACAGGTCCTGGTACCCCGCCCGGCCACCGCCAGGATCGGCGGAAAGCCGCTGGTGGGGCGGGAGCTGCTGGCATGGACCGGGGAGTTCCTGACGACGATCCTGGGGTCGTGA
- a CDS encoding helix-turn-helix domain-containing protein → MNGFTSWDEVKRRAERVRREAHPDVEEAEWAARKEAARLQQEAHLLGHHLQRLRKERGLTQQQAAAQLGITQARVSQLEQGKTVDLTAMRAYAQALGARLTLVLEVDDQQIRIA, encoded by the coding sequence ATGAACGGTTTCACCTCGTGGGACGAGGTCAAGCGGAGGGCCGAGCGCGTCCGCCGCGAGGCGCACCCCGATGTGGAGGAAGCAGAGTGGGCGGCGCGCAAGGAAGCCGCACGTCTTCAGCAGGAGGCCCACCTCCTGGGCCATCACTTGCAGCGGCTGCGGAAGGAGCGCGGTCTCACCCAACAGCAGGCCGCTGCCCAGCTCGGCATCACCCAAGCCCGCGTCTCCCAGCTGGAGCAGGGCAAGACGGTGGATCTCACGGCGATGCGGGCCTATGCGCAAGCCCTGGGGGCCCGGCTGACGCTGGTACTCGAAGTCGACGATCAGCAGATCCGCATCGCCTGA
- a CDS encoding type II toxin-antitoxin system RelE/ParE family toxin, with protein sequence MTWSINIHDEVADWFLALCTHDPHSADSVEQAIELLADIGPSLGRPMADVIHGSSMKNLKELRPGSAGRTEIRILFVFDPERECILLVAGDKAGSWRRWYDTAVPLAEERYRQYLDHKEKAAE encoded by the coding sequence GTGACGTGGTCAATCAACATCCATGACGAGGTGGCCGACTGGTTCCTCGCCCTATGCACCCATGATCCGCATTCGGCCGACTCGGTGGAACAGGCCATCGAGCTGCTGGCGGACATAGGACCGAGCCTCGGTCGCCCCATGGCCGATGTGATTCACGGCAGCTCGATGAAGAACCTCAAGGAGTTACGCCCCGGCTCAGCAGGCCGGACCGAGATCCGCATCCTCTTCGTCTTCGATCCCGAACGGGAATGCATCCTCCTCGTGGCGGGCGACAAGGCGGGAAGTTGGCGGCGCTGGTACGACACGGCTGTCCCGCTCGCCGAGGAGCGCTACCGGCAGTACCTCGACCACAAGGAGAAGGCGGCGGAATGA